A stretch of [Clostridium] innocuum DNA encodes these proteins:
- the ptsP gene encoding phosphoenolpyruvate--protein phosphotransferase has protein sequence MLKGIAASAGIAIAKVYKLETPSFEIVKTEATPAEEVAKFNDALEKTKSDIEGIKERAAKRLAPEELAVFDAHLMMAGDPELASQIISMIENDKVNAEFATNEVANMMVAMFESMDNEYFKERAADVKDVTFRLKCNLLGLTIPDLSAINEDSVIIAHDLTPSDTAQLNEYAKGFATNIGGKTSHSAIMANSLEIPAVVGCSGVLDAASNGDTVILDALDGVVILNPTAEEIKEYEGKRAAYMEEKEALKVLKDAKSITTDGHEVELAGNIGTPDDVDGVLNNGGEGIGLYRTEFLYMHSDHFPTEDEQFEAYKAVLEGMGGRRVVVRTLDIGGDKKLPYFTFDPEMNPFLGYRAIRLCLDRKEIFRTQLRALIRASVYGRLCIMFPMIATVDEFRQGKAIFEEEREKLIAEGVKVADKIEVGMMVEIPAAAVNADNFAKEADFFSIGTNDLIQYSMAADRMNEKVSYLYQPYNPSILRLIKMTIDGAHKEGKWAGMCGAMAGEEYAVPVLLGLGLDEFSMSATQILKARKMVTNLSKKEMEGLAEEALKQATAEDVLALVKKAVE, from the coding sequence ATGTTAAAAGGTATTGCAGCATCCGCAGGGATTGCGATTGCAAAGGTTTACAAGCTGGAAACACCGAGCTTCGAAATTGTTAAGACAGAAGCAACACCTGCAGAAGAGGTAGCGAAATTCAACGATGCTTTGGAAAAAACGAAATCTGATATCGAAGGTATCAAGGAACGTGCCGCAAAACGTCTGGCACCGGAAGAGCTGGCAGTTTTTGATGCTCACCTGATGATGGCAGGGGATCCTGAGCTGGCAAGCCAGATTATCTCAATGATTGAAAACGACAAGGTAAACGCAGAATTTGCGACCAATGAAGTTGCGAATATGATGGTTGCCATGTTTGAATCCATGGATAACGAATACTTTAAAGAGAGAGCAGCTGATGTTAAGGATGTTACATTCCGTTTGAAATGTAATCTGCTGGGACTGACGATTCCTGATCTGAGTGCAATCAACGAGGATTCCGTTATTATCGCACATGATTTGACACCTTCCGACACAGCGCAGCTGAATGAATACGCAAAGGGCTTTGCGACGAATATCGGTGGTAAGACAAGCCACTCTGCTATCATGGCAAACTCTCTGGAGATTCCTGCTGTTGTAGGCTGCAGTGGTGTTCTGGATGCCGCAAGCAATGGCGATACGGTAATTCTGGATGCATTGGACGGCGTTGTTATTCTGAATCCAACTGCTGAGGAAATCAAGGAATATGAAGGAAAACGTGCTGCTTATATGGAAGAAAAAGAAGCACTGAAGGTATTAAAGGATGCAAAATCCATTACAACAGACGGACATGAGGTTGAGCTTGCCGGAAATATCGGTACACCGGATGATGTAGATGGTGTGTTGAACAATGGTGGGGAAGGTATCGGTCTGTACCGTACAGAATTCCTGTATATGCACTCTGATCACTTCCCTACTGAGGATGAGCAGTTTGAAGCTTATAAAGCAGTTCTTGAAGGTATGGGAGGACGCCGTGTTGTCGTACGTACACTGGATATCGGTGGTGACAAAAAGCTTCCTTACTTCACGTTCGATCCGGAAATGAACCCGTTTTTGGGATATCGTGCAATTCGTCTGTGTCTGGACAGAAAAGAAATTTTCCGCACACAGCTGCGTGCACTGATCCGTGCTTCTGTTTACGGAAGACTGTGCATCATGTTCCCGATGATTGCGACGGTTGATGAATTCCGTCAGGGTAAGGCAATCTTTGAAGAAGAAAGAGAAAAACTGATCGCAGAAGGCGTTAAGGTTGCAGATAAAATCGAAGTAGGTATGATGGTGGAAATTCCTGCTGCTGCAGTAAATGCAGATAACTTTGCGAAGGAAGCAGATTTCTTCTCCATCGGTACAAACGATTTGATTCAGTACTCTATGGCAGCTGACCGTATGAATGAGAAGGTATCCTACCTGTATCAGCCATACAATCCATCTATCCTGCGTCTCATCAAAATGACGATTGACGGAGCACACAAGGAAGGCAAATGGGCTGGTATGTGTGGAGCAATGGCTGGAGAAGAATATGCGGTACCTGTACTTCTCGGTCTTGGACTCGATGAGTTCTCCATGTCAGCTACACAGATTCTGAAGGCTCGTAAGATGGTTACCAACCTGAGCAAGAAGGAAATGGAAGGTCTTGCTGAGGAAGCACTGAAGCAGGCGACTGCTGAAGATGTTCTTGCACTTGTGAAAAAAGCAGTGGAATAA
- a CDS encoding GGDEF domain-containing protein, whose protein sequence is MKKKRVLRDFEGIFHYASLLYTASREQNNDHYLIISCYFLGSSYFNTGVYDKAMKYLQEGIRIGEHTPYPFFQMMCYNLAGMVSGTLGDDIMSVEYMLKSYYIALDHQELGYLYIILNNLGVLFFNLGYYEIAKEYFTNAFEERGIGSYDDLKINDGFNIINLMGTSIYLKDDLEYERWLIWYREFQKRFQIVTVDNDYQMYQVLLSAHTQDIARLRAEVVRFLEIAGREEDRLHTFKNLLKVFKVCMQFQEQKLSSQILYELQLILQDYPNYQNHSELKECQVIYANTFKAEQERLQALEEYYDIRQLELSAAHNNMKNTLLLKIDMEQLLYERNQILKENRELERRSEIEEFTNVMNKTAFRTHVSAELETMHQDQYVCLLVIDIDKFKSINDTFGHLVGDQVLLHVVKVLKEVLRSSEFIGRIGGDEFCVFMKNILSLPYLYERLDEILDRLVNTRIEDRQVLSASIGVCMSNHICRYDEIFQKADEAMYHAKNAGGNCYDITELST, encoded by the coding sequence TTGAAGAAAAAAAGAGTCCTTCGTGATTTTGAAGGCATTTTTCATTATGCCTCCCTGTTATATACAGCCAGCAGGGAACAAAACAATGACCATTATTTGATAATCAGCTGTTATTTTCTTGGCAGCTCCTATTTCAACACAGGTGTTTATGATAAAGCGATGAAATATCTGCAGGAGGGAATTCGCATCGGAGAACATACGCCCTATCCATTTTTTCAGATGATGTGCTATAATCTGGCAGGGATGGTGAGTGGAACGCTTGGCGATGATATCATGTCGGTTGAATATATGCTGAAGTCCTATTATATCGCTTTGGATCATCAGGAGCTCGGGTATCTGTATATCATTTTAAACAATCTGGGTGTACTCTTTTTTAACCTTGGTTATTATGAAATCGCAAAGGAATATTTCACCAATGCCTTTGAAGAGCGCGGAATCGGTAGCTATGATGATCTTAAAATCAATGATGGCTTCAATATCATCAATCTGATGGGGACAAGCATTTATCTGAAGGATGATCTTGAATATGAGCGCTGGCTGATCTGGTACCGAGAATTTCAAAAACGATTTCAGATCGTTACAGTAGATAATGACTATCAGATGTATCAGGTTCTCTTGTCTGCCCATACGCAGGATATAGCAAGGCTGCGTGCTGAAGTGGTCCGCTTTCTGGAAATTGCCGGCAGAGAAGAGGATCGTTTGCATACGTTTAAAAATCTCCTTAAGGTATTTAAGGTCTGCATGCAGTTTCAGGAACAGAAGCTTTCCTCACAGATTTTATATGAGCTTCAGCTGATTCTTCAGGATTATCCGAATTATCAGAATCATTCCGAGCTTAAGGAATGTCAGGTCATTTATGCGAACACGTTTAAAGCTGAACAGGAGCGTCTACAGGCGCTGGAGGAGTATTATGATATTCGGCAGCTGGAGCTTTCGGCTGCACACAACAACATGAAGAATACGCTGCTGTTAAAGATAGACATGGAACAGCTGCTGTATGAACGTAATCAGATTTTAAAGGAAAACAGGGAGCTGGAGCGTCGTTCTGAAATAGAGGAATTCACAAATGTCATGAATAAAACGGCGTTTCGGACACATGTGAGTGCAGAGCTTGAAACCATGCATCAGGATCAGTATGTCTGCCTGTTGGTCATTGATATTGATAAATTTAAAAGCATCAACGACACCTTCGGTCATCTTGTCGGTGACCAGGTGCTTCTGCATGTCGTTAAGGTGTTGAAGGAGGTTCTTCGCAGCAGCGAATTCATCGGTCGCATCGGCGGTGATGAGTTCTGTGTGTTTATGAAGAATATCCTTTCTCTGCCCTATCTGTATGAGCGTCTGGATGAGATTTTAGATCGTCTGGTAAATACAAGAATCGAGGACAGACAGGTCCTGAGTGCCAGTATCGGTGTATGTATGAGCAATCATATCTGCAGGTATGATGAGATATTCCAAAAGGCGGATGAAGCGATGTATCACGCAAAGAACGCCGGTGGAAACTGCTATGATATTACAGAATTGAGTACATGA
- a CDS encoding substrate-binding domain-containing protein yields MRKKRLCGIVCLCLVLSGGCSAAEPKEEKKSSQYFLFATPLSTHTLWQKAREGMQDACTELEVHCDWKGPIKISTDDMVDVINTGLLKKADGIITQGVISKELIQKGNDKGIPFVLVDSPVEGSSPLTTISKDFDEQARLLLADIEEKLGKNKMLRIGIQVSDLSFDLARDQIASIEAVFAQHPGGFEIVAKSESRSDQLTSRNEWIKVLQKDTGMNVSINLAGENAIGFVDASEYMDNRDTILVYGVDDMKETLELIREGKVEGSIVTSFYQYGYESVHILYDYVTRGVRPEKERIPSYLVLVNRKNLNTYASALQKEKMHVE; encoded by the coding sequence ATGAGAAAAAAAAGACTATGCGGAATCGTGTGCCTGTGTCTGGTGCTGAGTGGCGGATGCAGTGCAGCTGAGCCAAAGGAGGAGAAAAAATCCTCACAGTATTTTCTATTTGCCACACCTTTATCTACACATACGCTATGGCAAAAGGCCAGAGAAGGGATGCAGGATGCCTGTACGGAGCTGGAGGTGCATTGTGACTGGAAGGGACCTATTAAAATTTCCACCGATGATATGGTGGATGTCATCAATACAGGTCTTTTGAAAAAAGCAGATGGCATAATCACACAGGGGGTCATCAGCAAGGAGCTGATCCAAAAAGGAAATGACAAGGGTATCCCCTTCGTCCTGGTGGATTCTCCTGTTGAGGGCAGCAGTCCGCTAACAACGATCAGCAAGGACTTTGATGAACAGGCCAGACTTCTGTTAGCCGATATCGAAGAAAAGCTGGGTAAGAATAAAATGCTTCGCATCGGCATTCAGGTCAGTGATTTGAGCTTTGACCTTGCAAGGGATCAGATTGCATCCATTGAAGCTGTATTTGCACAGCATCCCGGCGGCTTTGAGATTGTCGCAAAAAGTGAATCGCGCAGTGACCAGCTCACCTCCCGCAACGAGTGGATCAAGGTGCTGCAGAAGGATACCGGTATGAATGTTTCCATCAACCTTGCAGGGGAGAATGCAATCGGTTTTGTGGATGCAAGCGAATATATGGACAATCGCGATACGATTCTTGTGTACGGCGTTGATGATATGAAGGAAACACTGGAGCTGATACGGGAGGGGAAGGTGGAAGGCAGTATTGTGACATCCTTTTATCAGTACGGATATGAATCGGTACATATATTATATGATTATGTCACCAGGGGAGTACGGCCGGAAAAGGAAAGGATTCCTTCCTATCTTGTGCTCGTTAACAGGAAGAATCTGAATACCTATGCCTCCGCTTTGCAAAAGGAGAAAATGCATGTGGAATAG